A window of Flavobacteriales bacterium contains these coding sequences:
- a CDS encoding gliding motility-associated C-terminal domain-containing protein, which translates to SGGTGPGTYTYIWSDGQATNPAIDLTGSSSMTATVTDENGCTATTSTVVVGNDVLDPSVAYAEPTVVSYGGSSGLTAFYHEDADYAWSTPNGPLTEFPSPMVTEIKETTNYIVIMSYGECADVRSVTVEVLNPQINNIPNAFSPNNDGINDTWIINNIEAYPENKLKIYNRWGQVVYKQVGYSPENAFNGKRLGQDLPEATYWYHFVLDQNIKESEKYTGTVIIIR; encoded by the coding sequence TTAGTGGAGGAACGGGGCCTGGAACATATACCTATATATGGTCGGATGGACAAGCAACTAACCCAGCAATAGATCTTACAGGAAGCAGTTCTATGACTGCAACCGTTACCGACGAGAATGGATGTACGGCTACGACATCAACTGTTGTGGTCGGGAATGATGTACTTGACCCAAGTGTTGCCTATGCTGAGCCTACTGTTGTGAGCTATGGAGGGTCTTCCGGTTTAACCGCATTCTATCATGAAGATGCAGATTATGCGTGGTCAACTCCTAACGGACCTCTTACAGAATTCCCATCTCCTATGGTAACAGAAATAAAAGAAACTACAAACTATATAGTTATAATGTCCTACGGTGAATGTGCTGATGTTAGATCCGTAACGGTAGAAGTATTAAATCCTCAGATTAATAATATCCCTAACGCATTCAGTCCAAATAACGACGGAATAAATGATACATGGATAATAAATAACATTGAAGCTTACCCTGAAAATAAATTAAAAATCTATAATCGATGGGGTCAGGTAGTATACAAACAAGTTGGGTACAGTCCGGAAAATGCGTTTAATGGAAAACGGCTTGGTCAGGATTTACCGGAAGCTACTTACTGGTACCATTTTGTATTAGATCAAAATATTAAAGAGTCTGAGAAATACACCGGAACCGTGATAATTATTAGATAA